The Beijerinckiaceae bacterium genome has a window encoding:
- a CDS encoding carbonate dehydratase, which produces MSEPIAQPVGTEGRGALLPERLVSGYEAFLSGRFKREQDRFHALAEAGQKPRIMLIGCCDSRVSPEVIFDAAPGELFVVRNIANLVPPYAPNDDLHGTSAALEFGVMGLGVEHIVLMGHASCGGVGAFARGTTHQPHVPLSPGDFIGKWISLMGAAAERVGPATQPLEDYIERLALASIIQGLANLRSFPWIAARERSGELGLHGAYFGIQHGTLLALNEGTGQFEPVAIDKHRAAFAAHRETVGS; this is translated from the coding sequence ATGTCGGAGCCGATTGCGCAACCAGTCGGTACCGAGGGCCGCGGAGCTTTGCTGCCGGAGCGTCTGGTCAGCGGATACGAAGCCTTTCTCAGCGGCCGGTTCAAACGCGAGCAAGACCGTTTTCATGCATTGGCCGAAGCCGGGCAAAAGCCGCGCATCATGCTGATCGGCTGCTGCGACTCGCGCGTGTCGCCCGAAGTTATCTTCGATGCGGCCCCGGGCGAATTGTTCGTTGTACGAAATATTGCCAATCTTGTGCCGCCTTATGCGCCAAATGACGATTTGCACGGCACATCGGCGGCGCTCGAATTCGGCGTCATGGGATTGGGCGTCGAACATATCGTCCTGATGGGCCATGCAAGCTGTGGCGGTGTCGGCGCGTTTGCACGCGGCACAACTCATCAACCTCATGTACCGCTCTCGCCCGGCGATTTCATCGGCAAATGGATCAGCTTGATGGGGGCTGCGGCTGAGCGAGTTGGACCGGCCACCCAACCTCTCGAGGATTACATCGAACGTCTGGCGCTCGCCTCGATCATCCAGGGCCTGGCCAATCTTCGCAGTTTCCCGTGGATTGCCGCGCGCGAACGCAGTGGCGAACTTGGCCTGCACGGCGCCTATTTCGGCATCCAGCACGGCACTTTGCTTGCGCTCAACGAAGGCACCGGGCAATTCGAGCCCGTTGCAATCGATAAGCATCGCGCAGCCTTTGCCGCGCATCGGGAGACTGTGGGTTCCTAA
- a CDS encoding stress-induced protein yields the protein MTKDVKPSTSNRGFASMDAEKQREIARKGGRSVPNEKRSFSQNHQLASEAGRKGGHSSHSNRRPDRVEQ from the coding sequence ATGACGAAAGATGTTAAGCCCTCGACCTCCAACCGGGGCTTTGCTTCCATGGACGCCGAAAAGCAAAGAGAGATCGCTCGAAAGGGCGGCCGAAGCGTGCCGAACGAAAAACGCAGCTTTTCGCAGAATCACCAGCTGGCGTCCGAAGCGGGACGCAAGGGTGGCCATTCTTCCCACAGCAACCGGCGCCCGGACCGGGTAGAGCAATAA
- a CDS encoding cytidine deaminase: MSMIDELFSEAAAARARAYAPYSGFAVGAALRSESGKVFSGANVENAAYPVGTCAEAGAIAAMVAAGERRIREFLVLGEGEALVTPCGACRQRIREFASEDVLVHVAGPDGVRASFTLGALLPEAFGPGLKALPGDC, encoded by the coding sequence ATGAGTATGATCGACGAGCTTTTCTCTGAGGCGGCTGCTGCGCGCGCCCGCGCCTATGCCCCATACTCCGGCTTTGCGGTCGGGGCTGCGCTGCGCTCCGAGTCGGGCAAGGTTTTTTCGGGCGCCAATGTCGAGAATGCGGCTTACCCGGTCGGAACCTGCGCGGAGGCCGGGGCGATTGCCGCAATGGTCGCAGCCGGGGAAAGGCGCATTCGCGAATTCCTCGTTTTGGGAGAGGGCGAGGCTTTGGTGACCCCTTGCGGCGCGTGCCGCCAGAGAATCCGGGAATTTGCTAGCGAAGATGTGCTAGTTCATGTCGCCGGACCGGATGGCGTGCGGGCAAGCTTCACCCTGGGGGCCCTGCTTCCCGAGGCATTCGGTCCGGGCCTGAAAGCGTTGCCGGGTGATTGCTAA
- the deoA gene encoding thymidine phosphorylase → MHTLLPQEIIAKKRAGERLRHEEIEAFILGYTRGHISDAQAAALAMAICFQGLDVSECATLTRAMADSGTRLAWRHADLPGPIVDKHSTGGVGDVVSLILAPAAAACGVYVPMIAGRGLGHTGGTIDKLEAIPGYQTTPGKDRFMEVVRRCGCAIIGQTEDLAPADKKLYAVRDVTGTVESIPLITASILAKKLAAGLEALVMDIKVGSGAFLPSLAEAHALARSIATVGAEAGLPVHALITDMDEPLASAAGNALEVRIAIDFLTGTKVDPRLREVVLRLGGEMLIMGGLAQTLGEASRRFDEALASGAAAEHFARMVAALGGPADLLEKPHHHLASADFVRPVHPSRSGYVGKIDTRALGLCVVRLGGGRHRPGSPIDPRVGLSSIAGVGAYTDDEAPLCMVHARDTDAAEMAAKTVIAAYHIMDEAPLVPRPCIVGHVGPTEK, encoded by the coding sequence ATGCACACATTGCTTCCGCAAGAAATCATCGCCAAAAAGCGCGCCGGTGAAAGGCTGCGCCACGAAGAGATCGAGGCTTTCATCCTCGGCTATACGCGGGGACACATCAGCGACGCTCAGGCGGCCGCGCTTGCGATGGCAATTTGTTTTCAGGGTCTCGACGTTAGCGAATGCGCCACGCTGACGCGCGCCATGGCGGATTCAGGCACAAGGCTCGCTTGGCGCCACGCCGATCTTCCCGGGCCGATCGTCGACAAGCATTCGACCGGCGGGGTCGGCGATGTGGTGAGCCTCATTCTGGCTCCGGCGGCGGCGGCTTGCGGCGTTTATGTTCCGATGATCGCGGGACGCGGCCTCGGACACACCGGCGGCACGATCGACAAGCTGGAGGCTATTCCCGGCTATCAGACCACGCCGGGCAAGGATCGCTTCATGGAGGTGGTGCGGCGCTGCGGTTGTGCCATCATCGGGCAGACCGAGGACCTCGCGCCCGCCGACAAGAAGCTTTACGCGGTCCGCGACGTGACCGGAACCGTCGAGTCGATTCCTTTGATCACAGCCTCGATCCTGGCCAAGAAACTCGCGGCCGGGCTCGAAGCGCTGGTCATGGATATCAAAGTAGGGTCCGGCGCGTTTCTACCGTCCCTGGCGGAAGCGCATGCGTTGGCGCGTTCTATTGCGACGGTCGGGGCCGAAGCGGGCTTGCCGGTCCATGCGTTGATCACCGATATGGACGAGCCCTTGGCCTCGGCGGCAGGGAACGCCCTGGAAGTAAGAATTGCCATCGATTTTTTGACGGGGACGAAAGTCGATCCGCGCCTCAGGGAAGTCGTCCTGCGCCTCGGTGGGGAAATGCTGATCATGGGCGGCCTCGCCCAAACCTTAGGCGAGGCCTCGCGGCGGTTCGACGAAGCGCTGGCGAGCGGGGCGGCCGCCGAACATTTTGCCCGGATGGTTGCAGCGCTCGGCGGCCCTGCGGATCTCCTGGAGAAACCGCATCACCATCTCGCTTCCGCCGATTTCGTCCGGCCGGTCCATCCGTCTCGGAGCGGCTATGTTGGAAAAATCGACACGCGCGCCCTTGGGCTGTGTGTCGTGCGGCTGGGCGGTGGGCGGCACCGGCCCGGTTCACCGATTGATCCGAGGGTTGGCTTGAGCTCGATTGCCGGGGTCGGCGCCTATACTGATGACGAGGCCCCGCTTTGCATGGTTCACGCCCGCGATACGGATGCCGCCGAGATGGCGGCGAAGACTGTGATTGCTGCCTATCATATCATGGACGAAGCCCCGCTCGTGCCGCGTCCTTGTATCGTCGGTCACGTCGGCCCGACAGAAAAATGA
- a CDS encoding cold-shock protein, producing the protein MTTGTVKWFNPDKGYGFIQPDDGGKDVFVHISAVEQSGLRNLQEGQKINYEVIADKRTGKSAAGNLRAA; encoded by the coding sequence ATGACTACGGGAACTGTGAAGTGGTTTAATCCGGACAAAGGATACGGCTTCATACAGCCAGACGACGGCGGCAAAGACGTGTTCGTTCACATCAGCGCCGTGGAGCAATCCGGCCTGCGCAATCTTCAGGAAGGCCAGAAAATAAATTACGAGGTTATCGCCGATAAGCGAACCGGCAAGTCGGCAGCAGGTAATCTGCGCGCCGCCTGA
- a CDS encoding SAM-dependent methyltransferase, with amino-acid sequence MDATSISYADPAILDNKHVKKSYARWAPVYDLVFELLLRPGRKAAAAAADRLGGRVLDVGVGTGLELPMFDRKTRLIGVDLSEPMLRRAQRRVRAEALKNVDGLIAMDATRLAFPDSYFDAVVAPYFLTVVPNPHASLDELIRVVRSGGEIILVNHVGASKGPMAWIESALSKCSAELGWRPKFAWSVLGDWIDSNPGVCLLERRVLPPLGLFTFARIKKL; translated from the coding sequence TTGGACGCAACATCAATATCTTACGCCGATCCCGCGATCCTCGACAATAAGCATGTCAAGAAGTCCTATGCGCGCTGGGCGCCGGTCTATGATCTTGTCTTCGAGTTGCTGCTGCGGCCGGGACGGAAAGCCGCCGCGGCCGCCGCTGACCGTCTGGGAGGCCGTGTGCTCGATGTCGGTGTCGGCACTGGCCTCGAATTGCCGATGTTCGACCGAAAGACCCGGCTCATCGGGGTCGATCTCTCCGAGCCCATGCTCCGGCGCGCCCAGCGGCGCGTCCGTGCCGAGGCCTTGAAGAATGTCGATGGGCTGATCGCCATGGACGCGACCCGCCTCGCCTTCCCTGACTCCTATTTCGATGCGGTCGTGGCCCCTTATTTCCTGACCGTCGTTCCCAATCCGCACGCCAGCCTCGACGAATTGATCCGCGTCGTCAGATCCGGCGGCGAAATCATTCTGGTCAATCATGTGGGCGCGAGCAAAGGCCCCATGGCCTGGATCGAGTCCGCCCTTTCCAAATGCAGCGCGGAACTTGGCTGGCGTCCTAAATTTGCTTGGTCCGTTTTAGGCGATTGGATCGACTCCAACCCAGGCGTTTGTCTGTTGGAACGAAGGGTCTTGCCGCCTCTCGGGCTGTTTACATTCGCCCGGATCAAGAAGTTGTAG
- a CDS encoding tRNA 2-thiouridine(34) synthase MnmA: MNENPAPGGTEGPNSLGLNKPPAQTRVVVAMSGGVDSSVVAALLKEQGYDVIGVTLQLYDHGAAVHRKGSCCAGQDIHDARLTAARLGIPHYVLDYEERFADKVISPFAQSYATGETPIPCVACNSEIKFADLLETARDLGADVLATGHYVSSRLDAFGKRALHRAHDGARDQSYFLFATTKAQLEFLRFPLGEMEKADVRALAHRYGLLVADKADSQDICFVPAGKYSDVIERLMPGAAIPGDIVHVDGRVLGTHPGVIHYTIGQRRGLGLGGFATGEPLFVVRLDAARARVVVGPREALTTRLARLRSLNWIGPGTVDEHAGERREVFVQVRSSRPPVLGVLTVNDREPIVEFAAGEDAVSPGQACVFYDSDKPRARVLGGGVIGSTESSCPAVAEISQHAQVAHLPF; encoded by the coding sequence ATGAACGAAAATCCCGCGCCGGGAGGGACAGAAGGTCCCAATAGTCTCGGTCTGAACAAGCCTCCGGCGCAAACCCGCGTTGTGGTCGCGATGTCCGGCGGCGTCGATTCCTCGGTGGTGGCAGCGCTGCTGAAGGAACAGGGGTACGACGTTATCGGCGTGACGTTGCAGCTTTACGACCATGGGGCAGCGGTTCACCGCAAAGGGTCATGCTGCGCGGGCCAGGACATTCATGACGCTCGGCTCACCGCCGCCCGGCTCGGCATTCCGCATTATGTGCTGGATTACGAAGAGCGGTTTGCGGACAAGGTGATTTCTCCCTTCGCGCAAAGTTATGCGACCGGAGAAACCCCGATACCTTGCGTTGCTTGCAACAGTGAAATCAAATTCGCCGACTTGCTTGAAACGGCGCGAGACCTCGGCGCCGATGTCTTGGCGACTGGCCATTACGTATCTTCGCGATTGGACGCGTTCGGCAAGCGGGCTCTTCACCGCGCTCATGACGGCGCCCGCGATCAAAGCTATTTCCTCTTTGCAACAACCAAAGCCCAGCTGGAATTCCTCCGCTTCCCCCTTGGAGAAATGGAAAAGGCCGACGTTCGTGCCCTCGCGCATCGTTACGGTCTCCTGGTCGCCGACAAGGCGGACAGCCAGGATATTTGTTTCGTGCCGGCCGGCAAATACAGTGATGTTATCGAACGCTTGATGCCGGGTGCGGCGATCCCTGGCGACATCGTTCACGTCGATGGTCGCGTGTTAGGAACCCACCCCGGCGTCATCCATTACACCATTGGACAGCGGCGCGGTTTGGGGCTTGGCGGATTTGCTACGGGTGAACCCTTGTTTGTCGTCCGGCTGGACGCGGCGCGGGCACGTGTTGTTGTTGGTCCGCGCGAGGCGCTGACGACCCGGCTTGCGCGGTTGCGCTCGTTGAACTGGATTGGGCCCGGCACGGTCGATGAACATGCCGGCGAGCGACGGGAGGTTTTCGTGCAGGTTCGTTCGTCCCGGCCGCCGGTCCTTGGCGTCCTGACTGTCAATGATCGAGAGCCGATTGTCGAATTTGCTGCCGGCGAAGATGCCGTCTCGCCGGGACAGGCCTGTGTGTTTTACGACTCGGATAAGCCGCGCGCGCGGGTTCTCGGCGGGGGCGTGATCGGGTCCACGGAATCTTCATGTCCGGCCGTTGCTGAGATTTCCCAGCACGCGCAGGTCGCGCATCTGCCCTTTTAA
- a CDS encoding DUF1153 domain-containing protein codes for MAEPSRLRTKYVIGPDGSPLTVADLPAPTTKRWVIRRKAEVVAAVRGGLLSLDEACSRYTLTVDEFLSWQMSIDQYGLAGLRTTRIQQYRV; via the coding sequence ATGGCCGAACCGAGCCGTCTTAGGACAAAATATGTTATCGGGCCCGATGGGAGCCCGTTGACTGTTGCCGATTTGCCGGCGCCCACCACTAAGCGCTGGGTGATCCGGCGCAAGGCGGAAGTGGTGGCCGCGGTGCGTGGCGGTTTATTGTCGCTGGACGAAGCGTGCAGCCGCTATACCTTGACCGTCGACGAATTTTTGTCCTGGCAAATGTCCATCGATCAGTACGGTCTAGCCGGACTGCGCACAACCCGTATTCAACAATATCGGGTCTGA
- a CDS encoding septation protein A, translating to MNEVSRTAVAKPRPSPWFKFWVETGPLILFFFANARPKLFEPAVEPFLPPAILNGPNAGLFTATLVLMAAVIAALAVSFWQLRRLPMIPLLTAALVLVFGALTLYLQNATFIKMKPTVLYACFGVALIGGLLFKKSILPIVFDNALALTERGWQLLTWRWGFFFFVLAILNEIVWRTQSNDVWVAFKFPGIFILIFLFSLAQVPLVVRHQLPEDEAESAPDHY from the coding sequence ATGAACGAGGTGTCCCGAACCGCAGTGGCAAAGCCACGGCCATCGCCCTGGTTCAAATTCTGGGTGGAAACGGGACCGCTCATCCTGTTTTTTTTCGCCAATGCGCGTCCTAAGCTGTTCGAGCCAGCCGTCGAGCCTTTCCTGCCGCCGGCGATCTTGAACGGCCCCAACGCGGGGCTTTTCACCGCCACTCTGGTCTTGATGGCAGCCGTGATCGCCGCGCTTGCAGTTTCGTTCTGGCAGTTGAGGCGGCTTCCGATGATCCCCCTCCTGACAGCGGCTCTGGTGCTCGTCTTCGGCGCCCTGACACTGTATTTGCAGAATGCGACCTTCATCAAAATGAAGCCGACGGTGCTTTACGCCTGCTTCGGGGTCGCCCTTATCGGTGGCTTGCTGTTCAAGAAGTCGATCTTGCCGATCGTGTTCGACAATGCCTTGGCTCTGACGGAGCGCGGCTGGCAATTATTGACCTGGCGGTGGGGCTTTTTCTTTTTCGTCCTTGCGATCTTAAATGAAATCGTCTGGCGGACTCAATCGAACGATGTTTGGGTGGCCTTTAAATTCCCCGGAATTTTCATTTTGATTTTCTTGTTCTCGCTGGCTCAAGTCCCGCTGGTGGTCCGGCATCAGCTCCCCGAAGACGAGGCGGAAAGTGCACCGGATCATTATTGA
- a CDS encoding signal recognition particle-docking protein FtsY, with amino-acid sequence MVSKDNEAKGAEPKPKLGLFKRVFGSQGISTAADQPTEAPDIAVDSKSKAEEVALSDGGAPKRSWWVRLRDGLARSSGSIGAGLAAIFTKRKLDAEMLEDLEEVLIRADLGITTAARITKAIGRDRYDKDVDVEEVKAVLAAEVERVLAPYAKPLEIDPSKKPFVILVVGVNGSGKTTTIGKLAAQFSANGHSILLAAGDTFRAAAIEQLKIWGERLGCPVISREQGADASALAFDAIKVARERGDSLVLMDTAGRLQNRAELMGELEKIIRVMKKVDPEAPHAVLLVLDATVGQNAMSQVEIFGRVAGVTGLVMTKLDGTARGGILVAIAEKFQLPIHFIGVGETAADLEAFEARDFARAIAGMDS; translated from the coding sequence ATGGTGAGCAAGGACAACGAAGCCAAGGGCGCCGAACCAAAGCCCAAACTCGGCCTGTTCAAACGGGTATTTGGCAGTCAGGGTATTTCCACGGCCGCGGATCAGCCCACCGAAGCCCCAGACATCGCCGTCGACTCCAAATCCAAGGCGGAAGAAGTTGCCCTGTCAGATGGCGGCGCCCCCAAGCGAAGCTGGTGGGTCCGGCTGCGCGATGGGCTTGCCCGCTCGTCGGGTTCGATCGGCGCCGGCCTCGCCGCGATCTTCACCAAGCGCAAACTCGACGCGGAAATGCTGGAGGATTTGGAAGAAGTCCTGATCCGCGCCGATCTCGGGATCACCACGGCAGCAAGAATCACCAAGGCGATCGGGCGGGATCGCTACGACAAGGATGTTGATGTCGAGGAGGTCAAGGCGGTGCTCGCCGCCGAGGTCGAACGTGTGCTTGCCCCTTATGCGAAGCCGCTGGAAATCGACCCCTCGAAGAAGCCCTTCGTGATTCTCGTGGTCGGCGTCAACGGATCGGGTAAAACGACCACCATCGGCAAGCTTGCCGCGCAATTCTCAGCCAACGGCCACTCCATCCTGCTCGCCGCCGGCGATACGTTTCGCGCCGCCGCGATCGAGCAGTTGAAGATATGGGGAGAGCGTCTGGGTTGTCCGGTCATCTCCCGGGAACAGGGAGCCGATGCCTCGGCGCTCGCGTTCGACGCGATCAAGGTGGCGCGGGAACGCGGCGACAGCCTGGTGCTGATGGATACCGCGGGGCGCCTGCAAAACCGGGCCGAGCTGATGGGCGAACTCGAGAAAATCATTCGAGTCATGAAGAAGGTCGATCCCGAGGCGCCGCACGCGGTGCTCCTCGTGCTCGATGCAACGGTCGGACAGAACGCGATGAGCCAGGTCGAGATTTTCGGACGAGTTGCCGGCGTGACCGGCCTCGTCATGACCAAACTCGATGGAACCGCGCGTGGAGGCATTCTGGTTGCGATCGCGGAAAAATTTCAGCTTCCGATTCACTTCATTGGAGTTGGCGAAACCGCAGCCGACCTCGAAGCTTTCGAGGCGCGCGATTTTGCACGCGCGATCGCCGGCATGGACTCGTAA
- a CDS encoding DNA replication/repair protein RecF gives MNELSLQTPVQDEAPKASTKAGVQRLKLTDFRSYAALDLAANASLIVLTGENGAGKTNLLEALSLLAPGRGLRRAELVECARTGGGGGFAVSVELATKAGNVQLGTGIEPPGLSSPQRKYRIDREPAASIRGFCDHVRVVWLTPSMDGLFAGPAGDRRRFLDRLVLSIDSEHGTRVNGFERALRGRNRLLEQGSRPDPGWLDAIEREATELAVAIAAARLETVSRLSALIQATQNAASPFPWAELDLQGDVESLVGQHPALEAEDIYRTMLRNNRARDAAAGRTLIGPQASDLGVRHGPKQIAAAQASTGEQKALLTGMVLAHARLVAAMCKIAPLVLLDEIAAHFDPLRRNALFDVLETLGGQIWMTGADPATFSALEKRALMLKVTPGMVTQGLG, from the coding sequence ATGAATGAATTGTCCTTGCAGACGCCCGTGCAGGACGAAGCCCCAAAAGCTTCGACCAAAGCGGGCGTGCAACGTCTCAAACTCACCGATTTCCGCTCCTATGCTGCGCTCGATCTTGCAGCAAACGCGTCCCTCATCGTGCTGACGGGAGAGAATGGCGCGGGCAAGACCAATCTTCTCGAAGCCTTGTCGCTGCTTGCGCCCGGGCGCGGACTACGCCGCGCCGAGTTGGTCGAATGCGCCCGCACGGGCGGTGGCGGCGGCTTCGCGGTCTCGGTTGAACTGGCAACAAAGGCCGGCAATGTTCAGCTCGGGACCGGGATCGAGCCACCAGGCCTTTCATCCCCGCAACGCAAATACAGGATCGACCGGGAACCCGCCGCTTCGATCCGCGGCTTCTGCGATCACGTCCGGGTGGTATGGCTTACGCCCTCCATGGACGGTCTCTTCGCGGGTCCCGCGGGCGACCGGCGACGATTCCTCGATCGCTTGGTGCTGTCCATCGATTCCGAGCATGGCACGCGGGTGAACGGTTTCGAGCGCGCGCTGCGTGGCCGCAATCGCTTGCTGGAACAAGGATCGAGGCCGGACCCTGGCTGGCTCGACGCGATCGAGCGGGAAGCCACCGAACTTGCCGTTGCCATTGCCGCCGCCCGGCTCGAAACCGTGTCGCGGCTGTCCGCCCTCATCCAGGCGACGCAGAATGCTGCTTCGCCTTTCCCATGGGCCGAACTTGACTTGCAGGGCGATGTCGAAAGCCTGGTCGGCCAGCATCCGGCGCTGGAGGCGGAGGATATTTATCGCACCATGTTGCGCAACAATCGCGCCCGCGATGCGGCGGCGGGGCGGACCTTGATCGGCCCGCAGGCCAGCGATCTCGGGGTGCGGCACGGTCCCAAGCAAATTGCGGCGGCGCAAGCCTCGACCGGCGAACAAAAAGCTCTGCTGACCGGGATGGTTCTCGCCCACGCCCGACTTGTCGCGGCCATGTGCAAAATAGCCCCGCTCGTGCTCCTCGACGAGATCGCGGCTCATTTCGATCCGCTCCGGCGCAACGCTTTATTTGACGTTCTCGAGACGCTCGGCGGGCAGATTTGGATGACGGGGGCAGACCCCGCGACCTTCTCGGCGCTCGAAAAACGCGCGCTGATGTTGAAGGTGACGCCGGGAATGGTCACGCAGGGGCTGGGGTAG